One Saccharomyces kudriavzevii IFO 1802 strain IFO1802 genome assembly, chromosome: 4 genomic region harbors:
- the RAD57 gene encoding putative DNA-dependent ATPase RAD57 (similar to Saccharomyces cerevisiae RAD57 (YDR004W); ancestral locus Anc_3.198): MDLYDELPESKLLCDEEFSYLLEAVQQSGVCVVDFLTLTSKELARLVQRSINEVFRFQQLLTHEYNEKYLDMCENSSISPDDGPKYFTTADVAIDELLSGGIFTHGITEIFGESSTGKSQLLMQLALSVQLSEAEGGLAGKCVYITTEGDLPTQRLESMLSSRPAYEKLGISQSNIFTVNCNDLINQEHIINVQLPILLERSRGAIKLVIVDSISHHLRVELQNKSFRESQENKNYLDKMAEKLQILAHDYSLAVVVANQVGDKPLVNSPVAHKAQVTDYDYQLGWLVGWRNSTILYRQMYSMLGGNPNNDEILSDDEDYMLIEKMMENINNRGYEFSTQREGSVRPENMTFERPPSGFINRQKKKRKFDYHVPNLGLTWSNHVSTRILLQKSFKASTMIQRGEAHLYRGDDSASFWQVKRIMKIVYSTFVKPGQIAYQITKRGIETA, translated from the coding sequence ATGGATCTTTACGATGAATTACCAGAAAGCAAACTTCTTTGTGATGAGGAATTTTCGTATCTTTTGGAAGCGGTCCAACAGAGTGGCGTCTGTGTAGTAGATTTTCTAACACTTACGTCAAAAGAATTGGCAAGGCTTGTACAGAGATCAATAAATGAGGTTTTTAGATTTCAGCAATTGCTTACTCatgaatataatgaaaagtACTTAGACATGTGTGAGAATAGCTCTATCAGCCCAGATGACGGTCCGAAATATTTCACAACCGCTGACGTTGCTATAGATGAATTATTAAGTGGGGGAATCTTCACGCATGGTATTACAGAAATATTTGGGGAAAGTTCTACCGGTAAGTCTCAACTACTTATGCAGCTGGCGCTAAGTGTTCAGCTTTCTGAAGCTGAGGGAGGCCTTGCCGGGAAATGCGTATACATCACTACAGAAGGCGACTTACCTACTCAAAGATTAGAAAGTATGCTATCCTCTAGGCCGGCTTATGAGAAACTAGGTATTTCACAGTCCAATATTTTTACAGTTAACTGTAACGATTTGATAAACCAAGAACATATAATCAATGTTCAATTGCCTATCTTATTAGAAAGGTCAAGAGGTGCAATAAAATTGGTCATAGTAGATTCGATTTCCCACCATTTGAGAGTAGAGCTTCAAAATAAGTCCTTCAGAGAATCgcaagaaaataagaattATTTAGATAAAATGGCAGAGAAGCTTCAAATACTGGCACACGACTATTCATTGGCCGTCGTGGTAGCCAACCAAGTTGGTGATAAACCATTGGTAAATAGTCCGGTAGCACATAAGGCACAGGTAACTGATTACGATTACCAGTTAGGGTGGCTAGTAGGTTGGAGGAACTCAACCATTCTTTATCGGCAGATGTATTCGATGCTGGGAGGAAACCCTAACAACGATGAAATACTctcagatgatgaagattaTATGCTAATCGAGAAAATGATGGAAAACATAAACAACCGTGGTTATGAATTCTCCACACAGAGGGAAGGCTCAGTCAGACCTGAAAATATGACCTTTGAACGACCCCCTTCAGGCTTTATCAATcgacagaagaaaaagcgaAAGTTTGACTATCATGTCCCCAACCTTGGTTTAACTTGGTCCAACCACGTTTCAACTCGAATATTACTTCAAAAATCGTTCAAAGCCTCAACAATGATTCAAAGAGGCGAGGCTCATCTTTATAGGGGAGATGATTCAGCAAGCTTTTGGCAAGTTAAAAGGATAATGAAGATAGTATATTCGACATTCGTTAAACCTGGTCAAATAGCATATCAAATTACTAAACGTGGAATAGAAACGGCTTAA
- the RCR2 gene encoding Rcr2p (similar to Saccharomyces cerevisiae RCR1 (YBR005W) and RCR2 (YDR003W); ancestral locus Anc_3.200), whose product MILQEQVSLLIYRRADDNNGNGEAITDDDPFSSSSWRWGRWIFFIFFIVALLILLFSAAKVNRRRRIMGQAPIRGTAWLTPPTYRQSENEYNGTQRCVEDYVPEYTETANENDLGFYDERGEFHPNGKSEYLAPPPLSENQVNSTDKDLQRPVAAVVRMPSEDEFDLNLLRPTMNNFANDQSNGQNSPTIESSSFDVNSTPARAKISN is encoded by the coding sequence ATGATTTTGCAGGAGCAGGTCAGTCTTCTAATATATAGAAGGGCCGATGATAACAATGGCAATGGTGAAGCCATCACGGATGATGACCCATTTAGCTCTTCCTCATGGAGATGGGGGagatggattttttttattttttttatagttgCTCTCCTCatacttttattttcagcTGCGAAAGTGAATAGGAGAAGACGGATTATGGGTCAAGCTCCCATTAGAGGAACTGCTTGGTTAACCCCGCCTACCTACAGACAGTCTGAGAACGAATATAATGGCACACAGCGCTGCGTTGAAGACTACGTCCCTGAATATACAGAAACGgcgaatgaaaatgatctAGGATTTTATGATGAAAGAGGGGAATTTCATCCTAATGGTAAATCCGAATATTTAGCGCCACCGCCTTTATCGGAAAACCAAGTCAATTCGACTGACAAAGATTTACAGCGCCCTGTAGCTGCCGTTGTACGAATGCCCAGCGAAGACGAGTTCGATTTGAACTTGCTCAGGCCGACCATGAATAATTTCGCTAATGATCAGAGTAACGGGCAGAATTCTCCAACAATTGAGTCATCCTCATTTGATGTTAATAGCACGCCTGCAAGGGCAAAAATAAGTAACTAA
- the YRB1 gene encoding Ran GTPase-binding protein YRB1 (similar to Saccharomyces cerevisiae YRB1 (YDR002W); ancestral locus Anc_3.204), protein MSSEGNKPVIEKKEEAAPKPPSSSVFSMFGGKKAEKPEDKNDEENTKEEIKKEGEDAPESPDIHFEPVVHLEKVDVKTMEEDEEVIYKVRAKLFRFDADAKEWKERGTGDCKFLKNKKTNKVRILMRRDKTLKICANHIIAPEYTLKPNVGSDRSWVYACTADIAEGEAEAFTFAIRFGSKENADKFKEEFEKAQEINKKA, encoded by the coding sequence ATGTCCAGCGAAGGTAATAAACCTGTTattgagaaaaaggaagaagcaGCTCCAAAGCCACCTTCCTCTTCTGTCTTCTCCATGTTTGGTGGTAAGAAGGCCGAAAAGCCAGAAGACAAGaatgacgaagaaaataccaaagaagaaatcaagaaggAAGGCGAAGATGCTCCAGAATCCCCGGACATTCATTTTGAACCGGTCGTTCACTTGGAAAAAGTAGACGTTAAGACCatggaagaagatgaagaagttaTTTACAAAGTCAGAGCCAAGCTTTTCAGATTCGATGCCGATGCTAAGGAATGGAAAGAGAGAGGTACTGGAGATTGtaagtttttgaagaacaagaagactAACAAGGTTAGAATATTGATGAGAAGAGACAAAACTTTAAAGATTTGTGCTAACCATATCATTGCCCCAGAATACACTTTGAAACCTAACGTTGGTTCCGATAGATCATGGGTCTACGCCTGCACAGCTGATATCGCAGAAGGCGAAGCCGAGGCTTTCACTTTCGCTATCAGATTTGGCAGTAAAGAAAACGCTGACAAGTTCAAAGAGGAGTTTGAGAAAGCTCAAGAAATCAACAAAAAGGCTTAG
- the SOK1 gene encoding Sok1p (similar to Saccharomyces cerevisiae SOK1 (YDR006C); ancestral locus Anc_3.195), translating into MDQPRTHSGPTTASNPAPSSTNSSSASTAAKSKQERSSSSLSKPSSVMPSKDSPDGNAISKTQGAALENEMKSGDSSTLDGSSQNIIPNRASMQKYIDQSSDLLSRSSGVITPSMSLNTSTATNNDSSVNSASSGNCKIAIDRDNTIFKTFDTKTGQFLKNDNNEEEMRGKRKVDSIPPKDIHTNISNPSPSPPSSSQQATSASAPQLPQATQQHQQQPSGDASNFLRIFSNNKMRSHSVPTILHSSLRKLSSHNQYYRNQNILLNHQTSSGISKKKFSRNHHQPYLHSNNPLSSNPLSLKRAIFLNQQISNNSNTNNENINDSSTNSMTNPNFDLTLEDRIKYIKATPTPVPFPPINLQGLKEIDLQEILKNPQLRHDIIFDPLLQFRPNLDGERGNKKRQLANIYWNDVQNEIYVYSKKPEIFQYNRSRLVPLFDTLRDVLLTIVPQKESPMINNVLDTELNIQELLKGSLIMSNLSGWLADLFKHHCAPMRDPWVDKMSNKFKEAERDYSLTRLIEGLRLVFQILETMKLDIANHQIRILRPALLSNAVEFEKQYFDTLIASKRVNLNTSLLWFDKKFNENVSMGFVNNSNSITIPDVYNICIRSIINLLSCRKMVREYPTPLSFDHARLILLRADIRQIVCILVCRLLFQQLVANDSSMDTATKEYVIHTYATKRLKNEIISIITDEHGNCRWTKNTMSIAIHLCKVIDDLHKEYDNDNNGGYEKPAASQLPSLDNAKIAFAKSWLSKQTQPLSEVYGVLENRVFKSLENAIFNRSECTIDGRVKQDFVYLYNTNNGNVGGTSTLATTTDTASVKISPSLMSPSKTSTTAPTGNAATSRGLFAATELEEFDNVYRHLYALINLHWSVFGPHYTEMLGEKVNKKGI; encoded by the coding sequence ATGGACCAGCCAAGGACCCACTCAGGACCCACGACGGCCAGTAATCCTGCCCCCAGCTCCACCAACTCGTCATCTGCTTCCACTGCGGCTAAATCGAAGCAGGAAAGATCCTCTTCGTCATTATCCAAGCCTTCGTCTGTGATGCCTTCCAAGGATTCACCAGATGGTAATGCTATTTCGAAGACTCAAGGCGCcgctttggaaaatgaaatgaaaagtGGAGATTCCAGTACACTAGATGGCTCATctcaaaatatcattcCCAATAGGGCCTCAATGCAAAAGTACATTGACCAATCGTCGGATCTGCTATCTAGGAGTTCGGGTGTAATAACTCCCTCCATGTCTTTGAATACGAGCACTGCAACCAACAATGATAGCAGCGTCAATTCAGCCAGTAGCGGTAACTGTAAGATTGCTATAGATAGGGACAATACCATATTTAAAACTTTTGACACCAAAACTGGtcaattcttgaaaaacgATAATAATGAGGAAGAAATGAGAGGAAAGAGGAAAGTTGACTCCATACCTCCAAAGGATATTCACACAAATATTAGCAATCCATCTCCTTCACCACCTTCCTCTTCTCAGCAAGCTACGTCAGCCTCCGCGCCACAATTGCCACAAGCAACACAGCAGCACCAACAACAACCATCGGGAGATGCTTCTAATTTtttaagaattttttcgaataataaaatgaGGTCGCATTCCGTACCCACTATTTTGCATTCttctttgagaaaattATCATCTCACAATCAGTACTATCGtaatcaaaatattcttttaaATCATCAAACTTCTTCTGGCatatcgaagaaaaagttctcTAGAAACCATCACCAACCTTATTTGCATTCTAATAACCCTCTCAGTTCGAACCCTCTTTCACTAAAGCGCGCAATATTTTTAAATCAACAAATATCCAATAATAGTAACActaataatgaaaacatcaatgaTTCCTCTACCAATTCGATGacaaatccaaattttgatttaactttggaagatagaataaaatacataaaGGCCACGCCCACACCTGTTCCGTTTCCTCCAATAAATTTACAGGGTTTAAAGGAAATTGACCTAcaagaaatcttgaaaaaccCACAGTTAAGACACGATATCATATTTGACCCACTATTGCAATTCAGACCAAACCTTGACGGTGAAAGAgggaacaaaaaaagacaatTGGCTAATATTTACTGGAACGACgttcaaaatgaaatctACGTTTATTCCAAGAAGCCTGAGATATTCCAATACAATAGGTCAAGACTAGTTCCACTTTTTGATACTTTAAGGGATGTATTATTAACCATAGTTCCGCAAAAAGAGTCTCCGATGATAAATAATGTATTGGACACGGAATTGAACATTCAAGAGCTATTAAAAGGCTCGCTGATAATGTCGAACTTGTCGGGCTGGTTGGCTGACTTATTCAAACACCATTGTGCCCCAATGAGAGATCCATGGGTAGATAAGATGAGTAACAAATTTAAAGAGGCTGAAAGAGATTATTCTTTGACCAGATTAATAGAAGGTTTAAGGTTAGTCttccaaattttggaaacgATGAAACTAGATATTGCCAACCATCAAATTAGAATTCTAAGGCCAGCTTTATTGAGTAATGCTgtagaatttgaaaagcaGTATTTCGACACCCTTATAGCCTCTAAAAGAGTCAATTTAAATACTTCACTACTCTggtttgataaaaaattcaacGAGAATGTTTCCATGGGCTTTGTTAACAATTCAAATTCCATCACTATCCCTGACGTCTACAATATTTGCATCAGGAGTATCATCAACCTATTATCGTGCAGAAAAATGGTTAGAGAGTATCCAACTCCGCTTTCCTTTGATCATGCAAGATTGATCCTCTTACGTGCCGACATTCGTCAAATTGTCTGCATTTTAGTTTGCCGTCTGCTTTTCCAACAGTTAGTGGCCAACGATTCTTCAATGGATACAGCTACAAAGGAATACGTCATCCACACATATGCGACtaaaagattgaagaacGAGATTATCAGCATTATCACAGATGAACATGGCAATTGTAGATGGACAAAAAATACGATGTCTATAGCTATTCATCTTTGTAAAGTTATCGACGATCTTCACAAAGAATATGACAACGACAATAATGGCGGTTATGAAAAACCCGCGGCATCTCAATTGCCTTCATTGGACAATGCAAAAATTGCATTTGCTAAATCATGGTTATCTAAACAAACCCAACCTCTTAGTGAAGTTTATGGTGTACTAGAGAATAGAGTGTTTAAATCATTGGAGAACGCCATTTTCAATAGATCCGAGTGCACCATCGATGGACGCGTCAAGCAAGATTTCGTATATCTTTACAATACAAATAATGGAAACGTAGGTGGTACAAGCACCTTAGCTACCACTACGGATACCGCTAGCGTCAAAATCAGCCCGTCTTTAATGTCTCCTTCTAAAACCTCCACCACTGCACCTACCGGTAATGCGGCTACATCTAGGGGTTTATTCGCAGCAACAGAGCTGGAAGAATTTGATAACGTCTATCGCCATTTATATGCATTAATAAACCTTCATTGGTCCGTGTTTGGTCCTCATTACACTGAAATGTTGGGAGAGAAAGttaataaaaaaggaatataa
- the TRP1 gene encoding phosphoribosylanthranilate isomerase TRP1 (similar to Saccharomyces cerevisiae TRP1 (YDR007W); ancestral locus Anc_3.192) — translation MSFVNIRSSRGPVVKVCGLQSLKAAQCALDSDADLLGIICVPGRERTVDPVVAMEISALVRACRTSMSTPKYLVGVFRNQSKEDVLRIANDYGIDIVQLHGDEPWQEYQKFLGLPVIKRLVFPRDCDILLSTPSEKTHLFMPLFDSEAGGTGELLDWNSISDWFAEQGNPECLQFMLAGGLTPENVSDALQLHGVIGVDVSGGVETNGMKDMDKITNFVRNAKKES, via the coding sequence ATGTCTTTTGTTAATATAAGGAGTAGTCGCGGGCCAGTGGTGAAAGTTTGCGGCTTGCAAAGCTTAAAAGCCGCTCAATGTGCTTTGGATTCGGACGCTGACTTGCTGGGCATAATATGTGTGCCCGGCAGGGAGAGAACTGTTGATCCGGTCGTAGCCATGGAGATTTCGGCTCTCGTAAGAGCATGTAGAACCAGCATGAGCACCCCAAAATATCTGGTTGGTGTTTTCCGTAATCAGTCCAAGGAGGATGTTTTACGTATAGCCAACGATTATGGTATCGATATCGTTCAACTTCACGGTGACGAGCCGTGGCAAGagtatcaaaaatttctcgGCTTGCCAGTTATCAAAAGGCTCGTGTTCCCAAGAGATTGCGACATATTACTGAGTACGCCTTCAGAGAAAACACATCTGTTTATGCCCCTATTTGATTCGGAGGCCGGTGGAACAGGTGAACTTTTAGATTGGAACTCCATTTCTGACTGGTTTGCGGAGCAAGGAAACCCGGAATGTCTACAGTTCATGTTGGCTGGTGGATTGACGCCTGAAAACGTCAGTGACGCCCTTCAACTACATGGTGTTATTGGTGTTGATGTAAGTGGTGGTGTGGAAACAAATGGTATGAAAGATATGGACAAAATCACGAACTTTGTCAGAAATGCAAAGAAGGAAAGTTAG
- the MAF1 gene encoding RNA polymerase III-inhibiting protein MAF1 (similar to Saccharomyces cerevisiae MAF1 (YDR005C); ancestral locus Anc_3.197) produces MKFIDELDIERVNQTLNFETNDCKIVGSCDIFTTKAVASDRKLYKTIDHHLDTILQENENYNASLQQQLAAPETNQSPCSSPFYPNRRDSSSFWEQKRRISFSEYNNNTSNSNGNISSGGNNNYSGANGICSAAFSKSVKLNDQNLKELVSNYDSGSMSSSSLDSSSKNDEKIRRRRSSSSSSSFKSSKSSNNHHNTGTAANNINKRRKSSINERPSNLSLGPFGPINEPSSRKIFTYLIAILNASYPDHDFSSVEPTDFVKTSLKTFISKFENTLYSLGRQPEEWIWEVINSHMTLSDCVLFQYSPSNSFLEDEPGYLWNLIGFLYNKKRKRVAYLYLICSRLNSSTSEVEETSVKKPKGKLIIDDGSNEYEGEYDFAYDENVIDDKSDHEEPLH; encoded by the exons ATGAAA TTTATTGATGAGCTAGATATAGAAAGAGTGAACCAAACCCTCAATTTCGAGACAAATGATTGCAAAATCGTCGGCAGTTGCGATATTTTCACAACAAAGGCAGTTGCGTCAGACAGGAAATTATACAAGACCATTGATCACCATTTAGATACCAttttacaagaaaatgaaaactacAATGCTAGCCTTCAGCAGCAGCTAGCAGCTCCTGAAACAAACCAATCGCCTTGCTCATCACCATTTTATCCCAATAGGAGAGATAGCAGCTCTTTTTgggaacaaaaaagaagaatatccTTCAGTGagtacaataataataccAGTAACAGCAATGGAAATATCAGCAGCGGTGGCAACAATAACTATTCTGGAGCTAACGGCATATGTTCGGCAGCTTTTTCTAAAAGTGTCAAGTTAAATGATcagaatttgaaagaattagTGTCCAATTATGACTCTGGTTCCATGAGTTCATCTTCTCTTGATTCATCTTCCAAGAATGacgaaaaaataagaagaagaagaagtagcAGCAGTAGTAGCAGTTTTAAAAGTAGTAAGTCATCGAATAATCATCACAATACTGGTACGGCTGCCAATAACATtaacaagagaagaaaatcttcaataaacGAAAGACCAAGCAATCTAAGTTTGGGTCCATTTGGCCCTATAAATGAACCTTCGAGCAGGAAAATATTCACTTATTTAATCGCTATTCTCAACGCTTCTTATCCCGATCATGATTTTTCATCGGTGGAGCCAACTGATTTTGTCAAAACGTCATTGAAGACATTTATTTcgaaatttgaaaatactTTATATTCTCTTGGAAGGCAACCAGAAGAATGGATTTGGGAGGTTATAAATTCCCACATGACTCTTTCTGATTGTGTTCTTTTCCAATATTCGCCCTCAAACTCCTTTCTAGAAGATGAACCTGGCTACCTTTGGAACCTCATAGGTTTCCTttataacaagaaaagaaagagagtTGCTTATCTATATTTAATCTGTTCGCGTCTAAATTCGAGTACAAGTGAAGTCGAAGAGACTTCAGTGAAGAAACCGAAGGGGAAACTTATAATAGATGATGGTTCAAATGAATATGAAGGAGAATACGATTTCGCCTATGACGAAAACGTAATAGACGATAAATCAGATCATGAAGAGCCCCTACATTAG